One region of Salvelinus sp. IW2-2015 linkage group LG1, ASM291031v2, whole genome shotgun sequence genomic DNA includes:
- the LOC111951055 gene encoding alpha-1,6-mannosylglycoprotein 6-beta-N-acetylglucosaminyltransferase B-like: MLERVHAYIQHQDFCAPEAPFPPANSSSSKLGLSSPGSPGPQFVLLPNSSALTWAPNANTPPAWPPLSSLRLLASQEGQSCVEACQRANLVCEPALFRFVNNKDALRGLEVQCEVVEAEVNHVFPAFSVLRRECSLQKDPLLYSCAGHSPKYHRLCPCRDYRRGQVALCRDCL, encoded by the exons ATGCTGGAGAGGGTACACGCCTACATACAGCATCAG gaCTTCTGCGCCCCCGAGGCCCCCTTCCCTCCggccaactcctcctcctccaagctGGGGCTTAGTAGTCCGGGTAGCCCTGGGCCTCAATTTGTCCTGCTKCCCAACTCCAGTGCCCTAACCTGGGCCCCCAACGCCAACACCCCCCCTGCCTGGCCCCCCCTCAGCTCCCTGAGGCTGCTGGCGTCCCAGGAGGGCCAGTCGTGTGTGGAGGCGTGCCAGCGTGCCAACCTGGTCTGTGAGCCCGCGCTGTTCCGCTTCGTCAATAACAAGGATGCCCTCCGTGG GTTAGAGGTGCAGTGTGAGGTGGTGGAGGCGGAGGTCAACCACGTGTTCCCGGCCTTCTCCGTCCTACGCCGGGAGTGCAGCCTCCAGAAGGACCCCCTCCTCTACAGCTGTGCCGGCCACAGCCCCAAGTACCACCGCCTCTGCCCCTGCCGGGACTACCGCCGCGGCCAGGTTGCCCTCTGCCGAGACTGCTTATGA